From Triticum aestivum cultivar Chinese Spring chromosome 7B, IWGSC CS RefSeq v2.1, whole genome shotgun sequence:
CCCCCAACTACAAGTATTttggtacagagggagtacatttttaGTATCTGGCCTATTTTACCTTTTGGAATTTACATCTTCTATACATCGATTGCATCTGCTCGTAATCTGCAATGGCACCCACAACAAAATGGCAAAAGCTAAGTGAGAAGGAAGAAACAAGAAATATGCGGTGCTGCTGGAGCAAAGAGACATGAGTGCATGATGACTGTTCAGCTACCAATCATGTTGCAGTATACATTTAAATATTCGATCAGGGATATAAATTTTAATATTTTACAGTATTATTTTAGAATTATTTTATAGTATTATTTGAGCTTGTACATGTAAGAAATATTCAGTTTCAATTAACTAAAGTGTATTTTAAGGCAACAGAATCTGGTTAATGGTTTGCGAAGAACAAATTTACCTTTCTATGATGCTCTGGAAGCTCCAACATACAGTGTCTGATGTTGCAGAAATATGCTGTACGATTTACAGTGAAGAGTGAAGGGTGAAGACTACTACTCCAGTGTGAAATCGTTTAGCCATATAAGCACCTCGTTCCTCTTTGGATCATCGAAAACAAACAGAGTTTCAGTAATGAGGTTAAAAAAGAAAAGAAGTGTTTCAGTCATGATTGAAAGTACAACTAAAAGATGGTGGCATCTTCTCAGAAAGTTCAGCATTTAGGAAAGATTGGATAAAGCATGCAATTTGCTACACTTGATCTCCTAATTGATATGTAAAAGGTTTCAGACCTCAGCTTAACTAAAAAGGTACAGAAGAAGGAAACACACCTTCACAAAGTCCTTTGTGCTAGGATCATTGTAACGTGCAAGCATACAGCCTTGTTGAGGCTTCAACCCATCTTTGAGTAGCTGGGAGCGTAGCCCCTTCTCTTTCTTGGTCACAATTTCCTCTTCTATTCGCCCACTGAATTTTTTCACTGCAGCAATGCCTCCTTCAACCTTTCGCAAGGTAACCGCTTCTGTATTTGGAGCTGGTAAACTGATTGAACAAGACTATTATTGGCAATAGAAGTAAAGCCATAGAAATTACTACAGAATTACTATTTCGTCTATCTATGAGCAGATGTCCAGGTCGTCAGTAGTTGCACTGACACATTGCACAAGATACCTGTTCAAGTCTTTGTTCATTGGCAGAGCTATCTGTATGGACACATCTGAGAGTTTGTCATCAGAAGCCTGAGTGAAGACAGGTGTAGTCATTGCAATCTTTTCAGATGAAGCATTCTTGCCAAATATATACCTACAGATACAGGCCCTTTCAGCATTACAATACATGGTGTTAAATATATATAGTAATGATTAAAAAAATAACTCACCCAGTAATATTATTAAAACCTGATGATCCTGTTAGTTTTTCTCCTTTCGCTTCTGCTACTGAAAACGGTGGATACTTCCTGACCTGCAAAagatattcatactcatagtttacCTCAACAAAATCTGTTAAGATGCAATATTTACAAATTAGCTGTGTCCTACTACATGAGATCATATTGGCAAGATTGATAATGAACATAAGTCACATAATATAACTGGGAAACTTTTCAATGCTGTGACTTAATATGAATGATGGATTATGATGCCATAGCAGTGTTGCTAATCCAAATCTGCAATGAACTGGGTTCTTCATAAAGTATACACAACGAAATAATACCTCATAATTTGCAGTCTTTTTCAGAACGAGGTAACTTGGTGTTTCTATATCTGGGGTCTTGTAGTATCGTAGCTGTGTAAAATTGAAAGCTCAACTTCAAATACTTGATCGGCATATAAAAAGGAAATATACTGATGGAAAATTACCTGCTTGAAAACTTCCACCAATCCTTCAAAGGAGAAGTATTCATTGTTCTGTATTGAATCCCAAATATCCTGCACTTGAGCATATCAGATAAGTAGAATAACATTTAATGATGAGTTGGGTAAGAGTATTGTTTTGCCAAATATTTAACATCTCTTGATTCAAATGAATGGAGCATTCAATATTTCTAATAGAAAATAATGCGCACTTAGGTGCATATTTGAGAAAAAACGAATATAGTATGAATTTTAGAGAATCCTattccttaggaatttttcctataggGCTTGTTTGACTTGTATGGGTGGTAACCATAGGATTTTCCTGTGGAGTACTTGGCATGCAATTCCAAAGGTGAAATCATAGAAATTTtcctttgtttgtttgtttctacTAGCACTATGGCAAGCACTTAATCCTTGAAAAACGGTCCGTGTGTCCTTCCTGTAGTGCAGCCAAATAACTTCTGTTGCATGTTCATGTGCTTCCAATTGCCATTTTATTCAACATGCCATGACATCCAGAGACCCtatgtttttcctattccatgtCCGTTTGGAAACCTACGAGGGGGATCTTGCTTGATTGTGGAAGTATCACAGTACTAGTTTTTCTCAGGCACATATTGTAGATGGTACAAGAGTACTAGGAAGAACCGCAGAACATGTACAACACTCTGTTCTACTTACATACCACTGCAGTTTCGAAATAGTGCAGCAGGCTGAGAAAGCGTGGTATCTCAGATTTTAGGTTCATAGAAAAGCACTACACCAAAAGAATAAAGTAAAATAAAGAATGCTATGACATATCATAACAAATGGCAATGCAGAGGGCAGCAAGATCAAGTATGGAGAGTTAAGTCCAGAGCTTTGTCCCAGGCAGTCAGGTTGAACCTGAAGCGTTGAACTATATCGAAGACTGATAAGTGGAAAATTGGCTGACAGTTTCTCAGAGATGAACTTGGTCAAACAATCCATTGTCTGCTTCGGTTGGATCTGCTGGTCACGTAAATGCACTAGCTAATGATATTGATGTTACCGTATAAACTCGAACCTGCAATTAAACATACTTAAAATATTTACTTCATCTTGAAGGCCTTGAATTTGCAAACTGCAAACACTCGAGACAGTGACGGAGCTATGTGTGCTCCTGGGgggctgtgcccccccccccccccccccccccccccagccttaGCAAAAAGTGTGAAGGAAATTTTTTTGAGTGTTTAGATAAGGATAATTTAGTATTTGGCCCCCTCAGGTCTGCATGTTTTATCATTTGCCCCCTTAAACTTCTTCCCTAGCTCCGCCAGTGCTCGAGACCTATGACTGCAAATCCAAACTAGACTTCATAGAACAAAGTATATCCACAACGACCACAATACTGATATATTCCCTCGCAGGCGAATCCATTGCGCATTCAAATGAAAACATACGTTCCAAGGTGTGGTGAAAGCAAGAATGAGTGCTAACCACATGGCTGCAGAACTTGAGATTCTGTGGGTTGACGCCCATGATCGACAACCCGGTGAAGACCAGCTCTGGCTTCCACGGCAGGAGAGAGAACTTCATGACCATGGTCCACCTCGTGGTAATCTCATACGGCCCTGTCTAAACCAAATTAAACCcattaagagcaagtacaatagtgatGAGTAATTAATATTG
This genomic window contains:
- the LOC123161171 gene encoding uncharacterized protein; the encoded protein is MATRVSSRLLIHLPAPTAAVVTTTSPRPREPAAALTASYRRRRPRLAVLAGAAPSGGAVAPAAPAGENRGAGLTPDDAQRLEEFLKADLPHLFDDVGIDRSAYDDRVRFRDPITRYDDIDGYLANIRLLKIIFRPDFYLHDVKQTGPYEITTRWTMVMKFSLLPWKPELVFTGLSIMGVNPQNLKFCSHVDIWDSIQNNEYFSFEGLVEVFKQLRYYKTPDIETPSYLVLKKTANYEVRKYPPFSVAEAKGEKLTGSSGFNNITGYIFGKNASSEKIAMTTPVFTQASDDKLSDVSIQIALPMNKDLNSLPAPNTEAVTLRKVEGGIAAVKKFSGRIEEEIVTKKEKGLRSQLLKDGLKPQQGCMLARYNDPSTKDFVKRNEVLIWLNDFTLE